The genomic interval GCTTCATTTGAGTTtcgcatccctttgtttgtataggtccctgctaagaaccataactctatctaccttagtttttgaattatctccccttttttataactttaatgtaaatttgtccggagcataactctaaatgtactaaagggatttacttgaaacttgaaatataaacatatggcaactaggagaagtgcagtgaccaagaaccataactctgtctgccttagttttttaattatctccccttttatataattatgccccccttcgaagaagagggggtatattccattgcacatgtcggttggtcggtctgtcggtcggtccgtccaccaggtggtttccgcatgattactcaagaacgcttggggctaggatcatgaaacttcataggtacattgatcatgacttgcagatgaccccttttgattttgaggtcactaggtcaaaggtcatggtgacccgaaatagtaaaatagttttcagatgataactcaagaacgcatacgcctaggatcatgaaacttcatgggtagattgatcatgactcgcagatgacccctattgattttgaggtcactaggtcaaaggtcaaggtcacggtgacccgaaatagtaaaatggtcttcggatgataactcaagaacgcatatgcctaggatcatgaaacttcataggaagattgatcatgactcgcagatgacccctattgattttgaggtcacaaggtcaaaggtcaaagtcacggtgacccgaaatagtaaaatgattttcggatgataactcaagaacgcttttgcctaggatcatgacacttcataggtacattgatcgtgactcgcagatgacccctattgattttcaggtcactaggtcaaaggtcaaggtcacagtgacaaaaaacgtattcacacaatggctgccactacaacggacagcccatatggggggcatgcatgttttacaaacagcccttgttttaaagtaaatttttgtccggagcataactctaaatatccctttatttaatttcaaagtaaatttttgtacGGAgaataatgaattatctccctttatttgtttttacaaatattattcttctctctaaaacaaatgttgtcatacaagcaaacacatttcggcggggatttggcactactgtgacaagctcttgtttcaaattgaaaacctcgttttgtgacaattgtgtccCTTGTTGCTCTTAAGTTGCTGTTTAATCAATGTCACTTACAAGGGGGAAGAACTGTCGATCTGTACCAGCATTGAGTTGTTGCACTTaaaagagggggtaatcacgtgacaaacaagatggcgacatccatgcagaggcaggtatttttcgtcgtttgaTACCCtgttttacttgtattatttgttttatgccactcactttccagccatttaAGGAAGacagttactggcttttatttcatagttatattcgctctatatctcgacttgactcggtgcgaaatttcttagctgggtgacctaattagggctccactaagaaaaaaTGTTgggagttaagtcgagatataaagcgaatttaaatacgaaataaacgcttatcacctttttactgatatggctggaaagtgagcgtcatttaaaaaataaacagaagtaataaagggtataaaacggcggaAAATAACCGTCTcagtatggacgtcgccatcttgactataacGTGATTGCCACCTCTGCTTAAGGGTTTTTTATACTCCCCCAAAAttgagcatatagtcgccgctttgtctgtccgtcagtgtgtccgtccgtccgtgtacaatttttgtccgggctatttctcagcaattaatgactggaattcaatgaaactttatgggaagcttcactaccaagaggagatgtgcatattatcagccggttctggtcggatgattttacacagagttatggccctttgcaattttccattaactgtacatatagtgcaattcttgtccgggctatttctcagcaactaatgaccggaattcaatgaaactttatgggaagcttgactaccaaaaggagatgtgcatattatcagccagttctggtcggatgatttgtcacagagttatggccctttgaaattttatattaactgtacatatagtgcaattcttgtcggggctatttctcagcaactaatgactggaattcaatcaaactttatgggaagcttcactactaacaggagatgtgcatattatcagacagttttcgtcggatgattttttacagagttgtggccctttgaagttttccattgtacatatagtgcaattcttgtccgagctatttctcagcaacttattatgggaattcattgaaactttatgggaagcttcactaccaacaggagatgtgcatattatcagccggttgtagtcggatgatttttcacagagttatggccctttgaaattttctataaactgtacatagttcaattcttgtccgggctatttctccccaactattgactggaatacaatgaagctttatgggaagcttaactaccttgaggagatgcccATGTTATTAATGGGTTCTGGTtcgatgatttatttagagagttatggccctttgaaaattttaagttgataaaccatccatcgtattatttttcCAAAGTTATGcacctcaagatgtttccttttatctgaatatatagtgcaatattgtgacaaaaaaacaactttggggagcatcacccgtctccgactgtttcttgtttaaatatgtcCTACAActttattacatgtttatttacGTTGGAACTGTCGTCTATTTAAAAGATTTTAACAATCAAAGATCTGTAAGCATGGCAaacaattgtgtgtgtttttgcaACTTTGGGAAgactttaatatttaattgttgccccatttatttaaacatatattaacagtAAAACATAAGTGAAGGCATTGTAACGTGATTAATATAAggagtacaattaaaaaaatattaaatttttgaCAAGATgacttttcttttgttttattctGGAATAAAACTTACTATAAAGATAAGCTGTGATGTGGggaaatagggtttaatgcatgtgaatggcttatcatggacaacacttttttCTTTAAGgtgttttttgttgaaaaaagtatcctctttatgaaaatccagtataTTCAGAAAGTGTCCCACCTGATAAGCTTATGTGGACACACTTGATGAGCCGCATATTGGCCTATAAAATTACATCAATGAAAATAAAGTAaggataataattatgaatttacaggttagtaaagcattagccaacacttttaatgttttaatacaaaatggttTTATTGTATTAACGTTGATACTATTTTTGACAaagaaccaataaaatgccataTTAGAAATTCCTGAGAATGAAGTTTTGCTGTTtaaaaccttcacatccaatcaagaggcatagttagttatagattgtaatataaacatttcttacaagttcatatcacccactgtgttgttgttgttgttttcaggagagcaccagcattgatatcgagtttgCCCAGCAAGAGCACCAGTCCGGCCTGCAAGGAGCACCAGTCCAGGATGACCTTTCTCCTCCCCTGACCCTTAACCCCCATCCCTTGACCTCCGGCCTAAAAGGGTCAGCATCATTGAGCAGTtccgttctgcaggaaattctgagcacaAAGAGTTTTCACGCGCTTTTCTAAACAACAGCAATGTACGCGTCGAGTTTTTCACACTTGAGCCTGAGAAGGTTTGTTAAGCTCAATGCCAGAGTTAGATGAGTGTTATAGATACCAGGAGGTAAAGCAGTAgctatggtaacgctaacagtcagttcTTGCTGTTGAACATTACAACGAATATCACgaagaataaaatatttaataatttgttccATTCATTATTGGACAAACATAAATTCAGCAAGGAACAGGAGAAAGTCAAGGAACAATCAAAGTGCTTTGTTTCTACTGTCCAAAGTTTGGACAGTAACAGCGTTATGGACTGTCCCGATTTGTCCTCTCAGACGTCCAAACTGACCAAAGAGAACAATCTTTTGACGCTtttgctgacaaagaaaggcagtaatacCTTGGTTGTAAACagccagagcacgatacatccatggggtgtgccTCAGACGTGAATTCCGCCAAATATTGGACACAAGGTGCTAAAAGTGAACACTtctggttttgttatgagcacttAGCACTCTAAGCCAGAAGGGCCTTGCATTGAATTTGCGAAAGAGAAAGctttgaaaaatgacagcagttttgcTGTATGGTCCAGTACGCTCTTCAACTCTCAACCCGACATTTATCATAACTCAAACACGGCCCTTAGCATATCAGCGAGGCTagcatgtcatctcagcttcttgagcttcaggtgagacctaacagtgttatttattttgtcaaagttGGGTCCGAAATTAAGCCCCATTCCTAACCTCAAAAAAGTCTATATTTTCCATAATAACAGGCTAAAAttctcaattcaaggtttgccaggaaaaaaaaatgttctaaTAGGTTGCAACATCGAGTTCATTTCCTTATTAACTTatttaagttgaaccttagtgcaattaatatttattacacgtattctcaatttttaaatatttgttagcaTAAAAACAACCCATTTTCCCAGTTTAAATCAAAACAGCACAATTTCCCCAAAATTGGCCCAATTTCAGAAATGGTCaaaataaactctgcacagagctagccTCTAGTTGTAGCACATTTTATAGTATTTTATAAGAATAAATGGCTTAATTTGCTAAGTTTACTAAGttttattactattttgaagttgttggtgttataaaaattgtttatttaacatataattggATATGATTATTTTAAATTAGAGCCCAGATGTTTGCAACAATAGCACTATATTGCTTAAAGGAGTGAAACTTTAAATCTAAGGTCTGTCATACAAAAACGGTGCCAAATTAAGACGAAAGTAACTAATATTCATTCAATATCACATATAGTACAGTGAATATGTTAAACCAGAATAGGCTATAATTACTAGTATAATTGACCGTTGTAGCAAGATAGAGAGTCGTAGACTGAATTCATCAAAGACGTTCATCTGTATTTCTGTCTAATCCATAGGCAAAATGTGTGTGATCAAGTACTTATACACTTACAGTATTcaactcacatctattgtttcttatgATATGTCATCCAGTCGTATTGTCtctattttaaaattgttaagtctcacatttaaagttgtttagtctcaCGTATTAAGATTTATACTGGcatatttaaatgtgtacagtCTCACATTTTAAGTTATATAGTGTCCTATTTATTTGGTATTGTCTCAAATTTAAAGTTGCTGAGTATCACATTAAAAATTATCAAGTCTTACATTTAAAGTTGATTATTCACACATGTAACATTTTAAGTTGTATAATTGCAAAtttaaaggtgtacagtctcacacTTTACATTGCTTAAGTTACgcctgttgtttgtttttatgctcccccaaaatttattttggggagagcatatagtcgccgctttgtctgtccgtgtgtgcgtctgtctgtctgtcagtccgtgcacaatttttgtccaggctatttctcagcaacaaatgaccggaattcaatgaaactttattggaagcttcactgccaagagatgtgcatattatcagggggttctggtcggatgatttttcacagagttaaggccctttgaaatttttgaaattttccattaactgttcatatagtgcaattcttttcctGGCTATTTCtgagcaactaatgaccggaatgcaatgaaactttatgggaagcttcactaccaagaggagatgtgcttaTTTTCGGGGGGtttggttggatgattttttacagagttatggccctttaaaattttctataaaaaaatcttgtccccccaactactgtgccctcaagacgtttccttttatctgaatatatagtgcaatattgtgacaaaaaaaaactttgggaagcatcacccgtctccgacggtttcttgttttaagaTAAGTATTACACCTTGCTACAAACTGTACTTTACCTTGTATTTTTCACGGTTTAAAACCCCAAAATTTTCAAGATGGTGcgcttaaaattaattttaatttcaagtTGGTGCTAGTAACACCTGCTATTCTGAGTTgtaattggtaaaaaaatgattgCGATATTCTAAATATCATTTATAGAGGCAAGGTTTGGCATTAAAAAAAGAAGGTGTGTAAAGTAAGTTGGTGCAAGGCATATTCATTTGTCATTACAAAAATGTGGTTTTAGTTTTGCTTTTCTTttccttttaagcaaacattatAAGCCAATATGCAACAAGAAAAACGTTGTTGAAGCAAATGTTGATGGCAATTGCGACCCCCCTCTCGCACAATTACTACAACttgctcaagaaattcagcacaaAGACGTCTTGCCTATGAAAACTGGCTCACAAGGCGGCTTCATCACCACTTCCACTTGGTGAGTTCGACTTTGGTCCCGGTGTCGATTTCGCATAGCAAGAATTTGATGCTGGGAATGGGAAAATTGTTCCTGACAAGTCGCTCAAATAGAAACCATCAGATAGACTAGGTGTTGCGTGAATTGTCCGCTAATGATTGACCTCAATATGTTGCTTTCAAATAATGTAAACCTTAGGTGTGAagagcagtatgcgattgacACCATTCAACAACAATTATTGTCCGGAATTCCCGGTTTTGGAGTGGCGGCATTGGAACTCGCTCCATTTCTGTTCATGATTCGGtcggagcagcagcagcagcaacacgAACAACAAGTAGTATTTGAGTGGTGCTCTGGGATATAGGTCTTAATgtttgtgcttaaagtgtcatcccagattagcctgtgcagactgcacatacagtaagtcctattaaagtgtcatcccagataggcctgtgcagactgcacatacactaagtcctattaaagtgtcatcccatattagcctgtgcagactgcacatacagtaagtcctatttaagtgtcatcccagataagcctgtgcagactgcacatacagtaagtcctatttaagtgtcatcccagattagcctgtgcagacagcacatacAATAAGTCCTaataaagtgtcaacccagattagcctgtgcagactgcacatacagtcagtcctattaaagtgtcatcccagattagcctgtgcagactgcacatacagtaagtcctattaaagtgtcatcccagattagcctgtgcacactgcacatacagtaagtcctattaaagtgtcatcccagattagcctgtgcagactgcacatacagtaaggactattaaagtgtcatcccagattagcctgtgcagactgcacatacagtaagtcctattaaagtgtcatcccagattagtctgtgcagactgcacatacagtaAGTCCTATTATTAAAAGTGCAGTGTTATGCCGTGAATCTTTACTGTTGGCGACAGGGACCCTTTAGGGttaaaaaagtggggacaaaaaggaaaaatTCTGGGGACACAGAcatatatttgtagcagaattaaatgttcagaaactaattaccttttacttgcactcttaaatttgcttgatttcttcttacagccagtccacaggatgtaacatgctaattcaaacttgaacattttaaaaactttttaaaactgtcaacaattgtcaacatatttacaaaaccttgaacagatttatggtcattggaatcagcattgcgtgtcaaagtacttgttcgataaaTAGAATTACTGATTGTAAAGGCGTTTTATTTCTTGTGCTTTTGGCAcaaactgcatgtcattttgttgttgtcaaagtTTCAAACAGTGACCAGGACAATTTTCGAAGCCAATTTGCTTGGAATGtacgtttaggggcagacttttttcatggctaaacgatgttgggacaTGGGAAGActcttttgttttctttgtttggtcactttccgccattttgataggtgtggaaatttccttgatatctgattggttgttataatctcaacttaccaatgcaaTAAGTGTAAagtaaattaaccattggctgcaAAATGACGTCACATCCAATGAAATATTCGTTATagttacacattcactcgattactttaccgtATAACAAATTGAATGGATTAGTTTGTATTCCTAATTCCtgtgcgcccgcggacccatatacagaaaacgggtgggaaaaaatcttttatttctgcgccaatgacgcaagggcgcatccacggcagaacactgaaagtgtcatcctagattagcctgtgcagactgcacatacagtaagtcctattaaagtgtcatcccagattagcctgtgcagactgcacatacagtaAGTCCTGTTTTCGCAGAATGAGGTCATATAATTCACTAAAATCAGTCCTTTTTCTGCCTGATTGAGTTCCTTGCATATAATTGGAATTCTgggttttttaatttattaaacttgGTAAATAAATAGCAAATAACAGTTGATCTGATATCAGTTTTAATCATAGGTCAGTGTATAGTTTTGTCCATTTTCCTGCCGAAATTTAGCCCCTGAACAAAAAAAATATCCTTGCATAAAAAAAATCCGCTTTAATAGAATTGTTCAATTCTATTTGATTTAAGTAAAACAAGTATTTAATGCCTTCAGaacattttacaattattatcttcatttatttacaacatttatttaaattcctgttttaattttgttttaagagccggTTCCTACAGTACTCCATGTAATCATAAATCAATACCCAGCTGCACAACATCCTCTCTGTTCAGCTGGGCCCAGACACACAGGGACATGGGCATGGCAGGAGTGATGGGCTCTTGGCCCAGGACCTTATGGCAAATGTCATAGTGATACACCCCAGGTGTAACAGTTGAACTTACCTGGTCAATTGACTCCCTCTTAAGTTGTTCATTCTATTCTGGTGACATTATGGGCGCATTCGTAACGGATGTTCTGAAGAGATTTCACAGTGTTCTAAGGCACAGCCTTTTCGAACACAGCGGAACAGGAAGTTATTAATTCAAGATGGCCGAAAGTGATAATAATATTGCCAGCTTTATCAGTCTTGCCTTGCAGGACCTTATAGACGAAGATATAGACGATGAAATGGTTTCCCGGAAGCGTAGCAGAAAGCGTGCCACCAATACGACATTTCTTGCTGCAACTTTAATAGGAACTCAGGCAATATTGTATGCGTTCGTGATATGTTTAGTCTAGCTAAAACTTATGTGTAGGATAATGCAATAACGTAGTAGTCAAACTTGCTCAAAGAAACATTCCACTAATAGCAAAGAAGGCCGTTGGTGAATGTCCGCAAAAAATCCTGGATAACGATATCATCCCATATCCCGAATGGTTCTTATTAGCCTGTTTTGTCCTCTTTTATGTCTTAAAGGGGTACCAAGTTATTTTTTAGCATGTTATTGAAATATCTGTTTGTTCAGATTTTCTTGTAACAGAAAGGTGCATATAGGTCACTAAGCTAGCCATTGATTAGAACGTCCTGATATTACactaattttattataaaaagggAAAATAGTTAGTGGAATAATACCTCTACAGCGGTTTTTTGGTAGCTTAATCACTGATGGAGCATTAACTTGCAGGTTATTGCTCACACAGTGACACTGGGTCAGGTTGCCACAAACTTAACATCAGTGCAGTCTTATTTTTGTATCCAATTAAATCATTTACATTAACATCATTTTCATTGCGAATCATTACACAAATTACAAAGAAACATTGGTGATATTACAGAGGAACCATGtggtcaatatttataaatttaaaataaatttaataaaataactttttttttcaggGTAGGTGAAAAAAAGTCTCGAGTGAGGGGCTATGTGGAAGAAGTCGTACCTGCCTATACCGATGAGGACTTCAGAAGAATTTTTAGGATGAATCGAACAACATTTTCCTTCCTTCTGGAGCACTTGGAGACTCTACCAGAACTACAGCCATTGGGTCATGGTAGAAGAGACCCAATCAGCATCCAGAAACAGTTACTTATTACATTGTGGTATGTCGGTGGAACTGATCCTCAGAGAAAAATAGCTGATCGATTTGGAGTGTCTGAATCTACAGCTGTAGTGTGTAGGGACAAAATTATTTCCGCCTTAATAGGAATGAGACAGAACATAATAAGGTGGCCCAATGCCCAGGAATTGCAAACTGAAGAACAGTTATTTCAAAGGCGTAATGGATTTCCTGGAATAGTTGGTGCGATTGATGGGACGCACATACAGATAAAAGCACCGCGAGACCATCCCCAGAGCTATGTCAACAGAAAACACTACCATTCATTACAACTTCAGTGTGTGTGTAGACACAACATGTTGTTTAGTCATGTTTTTACTGGATATCCCGGAAGTGTGCATGATTCAAGAGTACTCCAGTTATCAGATTTATGGGAAAGTTGTCCAGATAAATGTGGTAGAAATTATCACATTCTTGGGGATGGAGGGTATCCTTTGCGAAAGTGGCTGTTGA from Dreissena polymorpha isolate Duluth1 chromosome 1, UMN_Dpol_1.0, whole genome shotgun sequence carries:
- the LOC127837935 gene encoding putative nuclease HARBI1, coding for MAESDNNIASFISLALQDLIDEDIDDEMVSRKRSRKRATNTTFLAATLIGTQAILVGEKKSRVRGYVEEVVPAYTDEDFRRIFRMNRTTFSFLLEHLETLPELQPLGHGRRDPISIQKQLLITLWYVGGTDPQRKIADRFGVSESTAVVCRDKIISALIGMRQNIIRWPNAQELQTEEQLFQRRNGFPGIVGAIDGTHIQIKAPRDHPQSYVNRKHYHSLQLQCVCRHNMLFSHVFTGYPGSVHDSRVLQLSDLWESCPDKCGRNYHILGDGGYPLRKWLLTPYRDNGHLTPKQKKYNNYHSSNRVVIERAFALLKGRFRRLHYLDTASISTAVNIIVACCVLHNFCILEYDVLEENIEQDLEGDVENANVHYDQNRDGIDKRNVIARNVL